A window of the Chlorocebus sabaeus isolate Y175 chromosome 8, mChlSab1.0.hap1, whole genome shotgun sequence genome harbors these coding sequences:
- the SBSPON gene encoding somatomedin-B and thrombospondin type-1 domain-containing protein — translation MRTLWMALCALARLWPGAQAGCAEAGRCCPGRDPACFARGWRLDRVYGTCFCDQACRLTGDCCFDYDRACPARPCFVGEWSPWSGCADQCKPTTRVRRRSVQQEPQNGGAPCPPLEERAGCLEYSTPQGQNCGHSYVPAFITTSTFNKERTRQATSPHWSTHSEDPGYCMEFKTESLTPHCALENRPLTRWMQYLREGYTVCVDCQPPAMNSVSLRCSGDGLDSDGNQTLHWQAIGNPRCQGTWKKVRRVDQCSCPAVHSFIFI, via the exons ATGAGGACCCTGTGGATGGCGCTGTGCGCGCTGGCGCGGCTGTGGCCCGGGGCCCAGGCCGGCTGCGCTGAGGCCGGGCGCTGCTGTCCCGGCCGGGACCCCGCCTGCTTCGCCCGCGGCTGGAGGCTGGACAGGGTCTACGGGACGTGTTTCTGCGACCAAGCCTGTCGCCTCACCGGGGACTGCTGCTTCGACTACGACAGGGCGTGCCCAG CTCGCCCATGCTTCGTGGGGGAATGGAGCCCCTGGAGTGGTTGTGCAGACCAGTGCAAGCCTACAACCCGTGTGCGGAGGCGCTCTGTGCAGCAGGAGCCTCAGAACGGTGGGGCGCCCTGCCCACCCCTGGAAGAGAGAGCCGGCTGCCTGGAGTACTCCACCCCGCAGGGCCAGAACTGCGGGCACTCCTATG ttcctgCCTTTATAACTACCTCTACATTCAACAAGGAGAGAACACGACAAGCTACGTCTCCACACTGGTCTACGCACTCAGAGGATCCTGG ATACTGTATGGAGTTTAAGACAGAGTCCTTGACTCCTCACTGTGCTCTGGAAAACCGGCCCTTGACTAGATGGATGCAGTATCTCCGAGAGGGATACACGGTGTGTGTGGATTGTCAGCCTCCAGCTATGAACTCTGTGAGCCTTCGTTGTTCCGGAGATGGCCTGGACTCCGATGG AAATCAGACTCTCCATTGGCAAGCAATTGGTAATCCTCGATGTCAAGGAACTTGGAAAAAAGTTCGGCGAGTAGACCAGTGTTCTTGTCCAGCTGTTCacagtttcatttttatatag